In Nostoc edaphicum CCNP1411, a genomic segment contains:
- a CDS encoding MFS transporter, which produces MKIWHRQLGKSISNITYHHLPALRWRNFRLFFGGQLLSMSGTFMTQQLTIPWLVYDLTQSPWLLGVAGFVQFLPTLLLIPFSGILSDRWSRRDLLIVVQILGISVSLALTILTFTNWITFPILLVLSAFNGLLKGLDMPVRHTIVTETVDDRADWGNAIALNSVMLSSSLVVGPAMGGILIATLGVKYCFLYDTLSYIPAIFTLLAMRLPARQMQPLTGISDTLEKLREGFEYVWKFQPIRVILLMLALHGFVGMSHVALMPVFAAKILNGNATTMANLSTSAPIGSLFACLYLSVRRGIVGLERLIVVAQVLIGMSLIFFSLSRQVWLSIIILVFVGCFSILNITSSNMIIQTLVTEDKRGRVMSFYALAMVGTMPFGNLLAGTLADNFGATNALIVCGSLIILGAFWFSAQLPAVSRWIAR; this is translated from the coding sequence ATGAAAATTTGGCATAGACAACTAGGGAAAAGCATCAGTAATATCACGTACCACCATTTACCCGCCTTGCGCTGGCGTAATTTTCGCCTGTTTTTCGGGGGACAGTTACTATCAATGTCTGGAACATTTATGACCCAGCAGTTAACTATTCCTTGGCTGGTATACGATTTGACTCAATCGCCTTGGTTGTTGGGAGTTGCAGGGTTTGTACAATTTTTACCTACGTTATTACTGATTCCCTTTTCGGGCATATTGTCCGATCGCTGGAGTCGTCGTGACTTGTTAATTGTGGTACAGATATTGGGAATTAGCGTTTCTCTGGCTTTAACGATTCTCACCTTTACCAATTGGATTACCTTTCCTATCCTCTTGGTACTAAGTGCTTTCAATGGTTTGCTCAAGGGATTAGATATGCCCGTGCGCCATACAATCGTCACCGAAACTGTAGACGATCGCGCCGATTGGGGTAATGCGATCGCTTTGAATTCAGTAATGTTAAGTTCCTCTCTCGTCGTGGGGCCTGCTATGGGCGGGATTTTGATTGCGACACTAGGGGTAAAATATTGTTTTCTTTACGATACCCTTAGCTATATTCCTGCCATATTTACCTTGCTAGCGATGCGGTTGCCAGCCAGACAGATGCAACCCCTTACGGGCATTAGCGATACTTTGGAGAAATTGCGGGAGGGCTTTGAATATGTCTGGAAATTCCAGCCGATTAGAGTAATTTTATTAATGCTAGCGTTACATGGTTTCGTCGGGATGTCTCATGTCGCGCTGATGCCTGTTTTTGCAGCAAAGATTCTCAATGGGAACGCAACAACAATGGCTAACCTCAGCACTTCAGCACCGATTGGCTCGTTGTTTGCTTGTTTGTATCTAAGTGTCAGACGAGGAATCGTAGGCTTAGAGCGTTTGATTGTAGTCGCTCAAGTTTTGATTGGGATGAGTTTGATATTCTTTTCACTCTCGCGTCAAGTTTGGCTATCTATAATTATTCTGGTATTTGTAGGCTGCTTTTCTATCCTCAACATTACCAGTAGTAATATGATTATTCAAACCTTAGTTACCGAGGATAAGCGTGGACGAGTAATGAGTTTTTACGCCCTAGCAATGGTGGGTACAATGCCCTTTGGAAATTTGTTAGCTGGGACTTTGGCAGATAATTTTGGTGCGACTAATGCCTTGATTGTCTGTGGTAGTCTGATTATTTTAGGTGCGTTCTGGTTCTCTGCACAATTGCCAGCAGTAAGCCGTTGGATTGCTCGGTAA
- a CDS encoding TauD/TfdA dioxygenase family protein, with translation MGYKHIEVKQVAGFIGAEIGSVDLSRPLNDDQVQEIRKALLKWKVVFFRGQNIDHAAQVEFTSRFGEVTFAHPLGEPEPVLGFPQIKPVDRKLYEQQYGFRTGGPWHTDVTAAINPPAASILRAVNVPSFGGDTQWSNLVAAYEGLSAPLRSLADTLKAEHRFNGGGYQPRNNKFDDRIAVNPLISIHPVVRVHPETGERALFVNPGFVSRIVDVSPEESRLLLELFFNQVTKPAYTTRFRWNNGDIAFWDNRATVHLAPQDLDHLDVERLLYRTTITGDVPVGVDGSRSEVVQGEAFSSEVPSVFKQKAESKEAQPVLS, from the coding sequence ATGGGCTACAAACATATAGAAGTTAAACAGGTAGCTGGTTTCATCGGTGCAGAAATCGGTAGCGTAGACCTTTCCCGTCCTCTGAATGATGATCAAGTCCAAGAAATTCGCAAAGCGCTATTGAAGTGGAAAGTTGTGTTCTTTCGTGGTCAGAACATCGATCATGCTGCCCAGGTCGAGTTTACATCTCGTTTTGGCGAAGTGACTTTCGCCCATCCCTTGGGAGAGCCTGAACCAGTTCTGGGATTCCCCCAGATCAAACCCGTAGACCGTAAGCTTTATGAGCAGCAGTATGGTTTTCGCACTGGCGGTCCTTGGCACACAGATGTAACGGCGGCGATCAACCCACCAGCAGCGTCAATTTTACGCGCAGTTAATGTCCCTAGTTTCGGTGGTGATACCCAGTGGAGTAATCTTGTGGCAGCTTATGAGGGACTCTCAGCACCCCTGCGATCGCTAGCTGATACATTAAAAGCGGAACATCGCTTTAATGGAGGCGGTTATCAACCCCGCAACAACAAATTCGACGATCGCATTGCTGTCAATCCCCTGATTTCTATTCACCCAGTCGTCAGAGTTCATCCTGAGACTGGTGAGCGTGCCTTGTTCGTAAACCCTGGCTTCGTCTCTCGCATTGTTGATGTATCACCAGAAGAGAGCAGACTGTTGCTAGAGTTGTTCTTTAACCAAGTCACCAAACCTGCCTACACCACCCGTTTCCGTTGGAACAACGGTGATATCGCTTTCTGGGACAACCGCGCCACCGTACATTTGGCTCCTCAAGATTTGGATCATTTGGATGTCGAACGTCTCCTCTATCGCACCACCATCACAGGCGATGTTCCAGTAGGGGTTGATGGTTCCCGTTCAGAAGTGGTTCAAGGTGAAGCTTTCAGCTCTGAAGTACCAAGCGTCTTCAAGCAGAAAGCTGAGTCTAAGGAAGCACAACCAGTCCTTTCGTAA
- a CDS encoding bile acid:sodium symporter family protein — protein MNEILSLIDKLALFTFIVFTMLGAGLSLTVQQIWEPLRNPRLVISSLLTNFVLVPLFVYLLLQVVHLSEPLRDGLLIMAVASGPPALPKLAHIVKGNIAFSVGLMMLLMLGTIFYMPIVLPLVVEGVQINSWDIAKPLLLMMVSPLIVGLFIKAKLSAIAPIIRPILFKLSNAGLLLGLVVRLIVHTNDIIGLLQTGAILVCAIFIVFSFTAGYLLGGPGIDTQRVLGVGTAQRNFAAALLVATSNFEDPSVVSIIMVTSILMMIVVLIAGPKFIELDQGIGVEIEQVEG, from the coding sequence ATGAACGAAATCTTGTCACTAATCGATAAACTCGCACTTTTCACATTTATCGTGTTCACCATGCTGGGTGCAGGGTTAAGTCTAACCGTACAACAGATTTGGGAACCACTTCGCAACCCTCGCTTAGTTATCTCATCACTGCTGACAAATTTTGTCCTAGTGCCGCTTTTTGTATATTTATTACTACAAGTAGTACATTTAAGTGAACCACTAAGAGATGGCTTACTGATCATGGCAGTAGCATCAGGGCCTCCAGCATTGCCTAAACTTGCCCACATAGTCAAAGGCAATATAGCTTTCTCGGTGGGATTAATGATGTTGCTAATGCTGGGCACAATTTTTTATATGCCGATTGTACTGCCCCTAGTGGTGGAAGGTGTGCAAATTAACTCCTGGGACATTGCCAAACCCTTATTGTTAATGATGGTTAGCCCATTGATCGTTGGGTTATTCATCAAAGCAAAATTGAGTGCGATCGCCCCCATTATCCGACCGATTTTGTTCAAATTATCTAATGCTGGATTGCTTTTAGGTTTGGTTGTCAGGCTGATAGTTCACACTAACGATATCATTGGCTTATTACAAACAGGTGCAATTTTAGTTTGTGCTATTTTCATAGTCTTCTCCTTTACCGCAGGTTATCTTTTGGGCGGCCCTGGTATCGATACCCAACGAGTGCTAGGAGTAGGAACAGCTCAACGCAATTTTGCCGCAGCATTATTAGTAGCTACAAGTAATTTTGAAGATCCCAGTGTAGTAAGTATCATCATGGTAACAAGTATTTTAATGATGATTGTAGTTCTGATCGCCGGGCCAAAGTTCATAGAACTAGACCAAGGAATAGGTGTAGAAATAGAGCAGGTAGAGGGTTGA
- a CDS encoding arylsulfatase, producing MTDPHKSDSLYASLKLTSGAFAQRLRRRIAFLTALTLIFSSLLPLPAWADYGDKLPLPQPSFKGKIGITYKESEPDFPKPIKAPENAPNVLLVLLDDVGFGQTSTFGGLIDTPNLDRLAERGLRYNQFHTTALCSPTRAALLTGRNHHSVNTGVVQELATGYPGYTAILPRSAATIAEVLRDYGYNTAAFGKWHNTPDYETSAAGPFDRWPTGLGFEYFYGFLGGDTNQWSPALVENTQHIQKPSDHPDYHLTPDLADHAIKWIRTQQAIAPDKPFFTYFATGATHAPHHAPKEWIDKYKGKFDRGWDKLREDIFARQLALGVIPADTKLTPRPAELPAWDSLTPTEQKVYARQAEVFAGFLSHTDAQIGRVIDAIDQLGELDNTLVFFIAGDNGASAEGGLTGSVNELKVFNGVAESPQEVLAAFDDLGGPKTFNHFHAAWAWAVDSPFQWTKQIASHFGGTRNGLVVAWGDRIKNRGGLRSQFHHVIDIAPTILEAVGIEEPEVVNGVKQQPIEGTSLVYSFDDPAVPSHHKTQYFEMFGNRGIYDRGWVAAARHGRLPWERVSKTTFDEDNWELYDITKDFSEADDLAKQNPDKLAQLQNLFLKEAKKYKVLPLDDRLLQRFDVKIRSNLITGRNRFTYYTSVAGIPEGSAPNIKNRSFSITADVDAASSGTEGVLVTQGGRFAGWSFFLEEGKPTFAYNLLNSDRTIIQSSQPIAIGKSQIKFDFTYDGGAPGAGGTGKLSINDQQVAEGRIDKTIGYRFGLDETFDVGQDTGTPAVDTYQTPFAFTGNLQQVTLELK from the coding sequence CCGAAGGAGAATCGCCTTTTTGACAGCCCTGACGCTAATATTTTCTAGTCTCTTACCTCTACCTGCTTGGGCGGACTATGGCGACAAATTGCCATTACCCCAACCATCTTTTAAAGGCAAAATTGGCATTACTTACAAAGAATCCGAACCAGACTTCCCCAAACCCATTAAGGCTCCAGAAAATGCACCAAACGTGTTGCTGGTGTTGCTTGATGATGTCGGTTTTGGACAAACCAGCACCTTTGGGGGTCTGATCGATACGCCTAATTTAGACCGTCTTGCAGAAAGGGGATTGCGTTATAACCAATTCCACACTACAGCCCTCTGCTCTCCTACCAGAGCCGCATTGCTCACGGGACGCAATCACCATTCTGTGAATACAGGTGTGGTTCAGGAATTAGCCACAGGCTATCCAGGTTATACAGCGATTTTACCTAGAAGTGCGGCAACGATCGCTGAAGTATTGCGCGACTATGGATATAACACAGCGGCCTTTGGCAAATGGCACAATACCCCAGACTATGAAACCAGTGCAGCAGGCCCATTTGATCGCTGGCCGACAGGTTTAGGTTTTGAGTACTTCTATGGATTTCTGGGCGGTGATACCAATCAATGGAGTCCAGCCTTGGTAGAAAATACTCAACATATTCAGAAACCAAGCGATCACCCTGATTATCACCTCACCCCCGATCTAGCAGACCATGCAATTAAGTGGATTCGTACCCAACAAGCGATCGCTCCTGATAAACCCTTCTTTACCTACTTTGCCACTGGCGCTACCCATGCCCCACACCATGCGCCCAAGGAATGGATCGACAAGTACAAGGGTAAATTTGATCGAGGTTGGGATAAATTACGCGAAGACATCTTTGCTCGTCAGTTAGCCTTGGGTGTAATTCCCGCCGATACTAAGCTGACTCCTCGCCCGGCAGAACTCCCGGCTTGGGATTCCCTCACTCCCACCGAGCAGAAAGTTTATGCGCGTCAGGCGGAAGTATTTGCAGGTTTCCTCAGCCATACCGATGCACAAATTGGTAGAGTTATTGACGCGATCGATCAACTTGGTGAATTGGATAACACCTTAGTCTTTTTCATCGCCGGCGATAATGGTGCGAGTGCTGAAGGCGGCTTAACAGGTAGTGTTAATGAATTAAAAGTCTTTAATGGCGTAGCAGAAAGTCCTCAAGAAGTTCTCGCGGCTTTTGATGATTTAGGTGGGCCAAAAACCTTCAATCATTTTCATGCAGCTTGGGCTTGGGCAGTGGATAGTCCTTTCCAATGGACAAAACAAATTGCTTCTCACTTCGGTGGAACCCGCAATGGTTTAGTTGTGGCTTGGGGCGATCGTATCAAAAATCGTGGTGGACTGCGAAGCCAATTCCATCATGTAATTGATATTGCTCCCACAATTCTGGAAGCTGTGGGGATTGAAGAACCAGAGGTTGTCAACGGTGTAAAACAACAACCCATCGAAGGTACTAGCCTTGTTTATAGCTTTGACGATCCTGCTGTACCATCCCATCACAAAACCCAGTATTTTGAAATGTTTGGCAATCGTGGCATTTACGATCGAGGTTGGGTAGCAGCCGCCCGTCATGGACGCTTACCTTGGGAGCGTGTCTCCAAAACCACTTTCGATGAAGATAATTGGGAATTATACGATATTACCAAAGACTTCAGTGAAGCCGACGATTTAGCCAAGCAGAACCCTGACAAATTAGCGCAACTACAAAATCTATTTCTGAAGGAAGCAAAGAAATACAAAGTTCTGCCCTTGGACGATCGCTTACTTCAACGGTTTGATGTCAAAATCCGTTCCAACCTAATCACAGGACGTAATAGGTTTACTTATTACACATCTGTTGCAGGGATTCCCGAAGGTAGCGCTCCCAATATTAAGAATCGCTCCTTTAGCATCACTGCGGATGTGGATGCTGCTTCATCTGGTACTGAAGGCGTTTTAGTTACCCAAGGCGGACGTTTTGCGGGTTGGAGTTTCTTTTTAGAAGAAGGTAAACCCACCTTTGCTTACAACTTGTTAAATAGCGATCGCACAATCATTCAATCTTCCCAACCAATTGCGATCGGTAAATCCCAAATCAAATTTGACTTTACTTATGATGGTGGCGCTCCGGGAGCAGGTGGTACTGGTAAGCTTTCAATCAACGATCAACAGGTTGCCGAAGGTCGCATTGATAAAACCATAGGCTACCGATTTGGTTTAGATGAAACCTTTGATGTTGGTCAAGATACTGGCACTCCTGCGGTAGATACTTACCAAACACCCTTTGCATTCACCGGCAACTTACAGCAAGTCACCCTGGAATTGAAGTAA